Proteins found in one Micropterus dolomieu isolate WLL.071019.BEF.003 ecotype Adirondacks linkage group LG12, ASM2129224v1, whole genome shotgun sequence genomic segment:
- the LOC123980781 gene encoding lysophosphatidic acid receptor 6: protein MSNYNSTTCHNDSTGHINMFAVGMYSFIAIVGLIFNLIALVFFFSYSKSKSQTIVYMTNLAIADLLLILTLPMRIYYHLGFNGLPQWLCDGLGLVLKANMYGSIFLLTCICFDRCMAVSFPMSTLIQEGRKKAPLVCLGIWILTFGASLPIYLSNRNYSVNEHCFDNLPIYAIQLTVVLPTLLVGFGIPLVIMLICSWCMVRAIRQSTVVQTNLVDSRKIQRMIATSILIFVLSFLPYHATLVLLSMYRANTPCPILAAYRYSMMVACLNTVLDPVAYYFTTDTFRKNLDLGTVRQMFPLNTQSSEGNSRSRVPANS, encoded by the coding sequence ATGTCCAACTACAACTCCACTACCTGCCATAATGACAGTACCGGCCACATCAACATGTTCGCTGTGGGCATGTACTCCTTCATCGCCATTGTGGGTCTCATTTTTAATCTCATAGCGCTGGTATTTTTCTTCAGTTACAGCAAATCTAAATCACAAACCATTGTCTACATGACCAACCTTGCCATAGCAGATTTACTGCTCATCCTCACATTGCCCATGAGGATATACTACCATCTGGGATTTAATGGCCTTCCTCAGTGGCTGTGTGATGGCCTTGGTTTGGTCTTAAAGGCCAACATGTATGGAAGCATATTTCTCCTCACTTGCATTTGCTTTGACCGTTGCATGGCTGTCTCATTCCCAATGTCAACATTAATCCAGGAAGGGAGAAAGAAAGCACCACTGGTTTGTTTAGGAATATGGATACTCACATTTGGTGCCAGCCTGCCCATCTACCTCTCCAATCGCAACTATTCTGTCAATGAACATTGTTTTGATAATCTGCCGATCTACGCCATCCAGCTCACGGTGGTTTTACCCACACTGTTGGTGGGGTTTGGGATTCCGTTAGTCATCATGCTGATCTGCTCCTGGTGTATGGTCCGTGCTATCCGTCAAAGCACTGTGGTCCAGACCAACCTGGTGGATAGCAGAAAGATCCAGAGGATGATTGCCACCAGCATCCTTATTTTCGTACTTAGCTTCCTCCCTTACCATGCCACCTTGGTTCTCCTCTCGATGTATAGAGCAAATACACCATGCCCCATACTAGCTGCATACCGTTACAGCATGATGGTGGCATGTCTCAACACAGTACTAGATCCTGTTGCATATTATTTCACCACAGACACCTTCAGGAAGAACTTAGACTTAGGTACTGTTCGGCAGATGTTCCCTTTGAATACTCAAAGTTCTGAGGGGAACAGCAGGAGCAGAGTGCCTGCCAACAGCTAA